cattttttctcattttatacaatttagcTAAGGCAATAGTTAGCAAGTATTGATTaaagaaaactgaaagaaatactTATCAGTAAAAACTTAGTTTGCTTCATAATTGGTGTGGGGAAGAATCAACATcttagattaatttaattaattaaaaaattaattatcatgttAATTTTTCATGCATGTTGATGCATGATTCATAATTATTAGGCAAATGATGTTTCGCTCGCTATATCTTTTCACAACATATTCTTgagcatatttatatatatatatatatatacNtgaaataaaatactaaagtaTACATAATAGAATGAGGGTATAAGCATCTTTTTTTACGATACTGCGAAGCAGAAATGTAAGCCTTTCACATAgaagcttttatttttgcagaatcttgagttgttttgaaaaatatgagtgttaaaatttatttgttaaagggtgtaaaatatgaattatattgatatattttgaaataaagtagaacactgtaaaaaatgtattctcaAATATAACGAAACCTTCCTCGTTCTTTGCGAAAATAGTTCTTGATGTATGTTCCGAGGAAAAAATTCGTCAAGACgacgaaataactatcattACTTCTTCGAGGAAAGGTGAATCTGTTtctttcctaaaataaaatgcatatgtaACATTTCTAATAACCACTACATAGTGGACCAATATCGAACGAACAAGGACAGATggaataaagttttaagttacACCTCGTCTAAAGCGATGTTTGTACCCGAAATCTGTTTGGTTCAAGGCCAACTCTTTGACAACCATACAGTCCGTTCAGTCTAGTTTCTAGTATCTAGTTTcctcattctagttaacaatctcaTACAATGCACTCTGGTGTGATTTGGagttgaaaaaacattttcgcCATGTATTTGATCGTTTCGTTACAAATCGCGTGATTTCGTGgcaaaatgattctcaaaattaatgaaatttgtttaaggattgctattttaaaatgtattttccatGCCCTACAATAAATATCGAATTTATGATAATGTTATGAGGTGATATAAAATAACTACTAGAGGTCCATCATATGGCAAATAGTTAGcagtttaaatcaatatataaaagatttattttcaaaactaacgaaaaagaattttactttgGCAGCAAGTTAGAAAGACGTagataatgctaaaaataaaattataacataatgaAGCAAGAACTTGAAGAATTtgaaacacaattaaaaaaaaaagaaaaatcacaggTTTTCAAGTTCATCAAAATCATGTTTTCAGGTTTCGTCTTCCACTTCATTAAATGATCAGAAACATTTGTAAGGTGGCAAATTACTACAAAGATcacattaagtttaaaaattatcaatcgcTGAAGAGGTAGAAAATGTTGTGATCTTTTCAAATTCCTAGATCATGGAGAATATTCGTGAACAAAAATACGCATTTTACTCTAAACGAAACTGTCCCCCACCCCCGAAAGGAAAAGAATCGCTTGAAAATACATCAATGATTAATCAGCCATAGATACAGCAAATGGAAATACGTTTCGTTTAGGATAGGAATACGTATCGTCCAATATGAATAGTGCAAACGGAATTGAATGATAGTGGAATACTGATCTAGTTCAAACTCTGACTTGGACATCGTcattgttgaataattactcaGTACTGAAGTTCCAAGGTTAGCAAGAgcacaatattataaaaagtatcagcatcatttcatgtttattaatgtcaattatttaaatggaattgttttaaatgaacgGCACAGTTTAAACTGAAAATCCAAGAAAAGATAGAAGTAGCCCAAATGATCGTACGAACTCCTCAATAATGGAAATTATTCGTTGTTCCCAAGTCAAAGGAAAAAGTGGTGCACAGATAAATTAAATGTAGCCCAGTAGCCCAAAACTGTCAGCCATTGGATTCGAACCAAGAggtgaagaaaattaaagaaattacagAATTCCAAATACggaatatttttccaaaatattaatgaattattaccTAGGTTAACAAAAGCACTATGTTATACAAAGTACCAGCAACATTTTACTTTAgccaatttcaataaaaaagaaccatttaaacttaattgttttcatttttgcatgATGAGTAAGAGGTCCCATAAAGAATTGCTTCAAGAAACCGACAAACTTGCAGAAGCTGTAGAACATATTTCACTTGGCTCCAGACCTTTCTTTCGTAAACGACTAGAAAACTTCTACTTCACGCCAAATCACTCCAAAGACCAAATAAAGTCTAAGAaatcaaacatgaaaaaatcgAGAAATGTTAGAAGCAACTCAACTGATCGTTCGACCTCCTCGATAACGGAAATAATTCATAATCAAACGCAAACATTTCACTCTAAGCGAAGTCGATCCCTGTCCCCgattcaaagaaaaagaagatgTACACAAGTTAAATGCCATTCAATATAGAGTCTGTCTTCATCTCTGGAGTCGAATCGAGAGATGCAGGGTACTGGTCTTTcgtaaaactttcaaaatactgAAGACAGATTAGCACCGTAAAGTatgaattttatagaaaaattaataatcccGAAGTTCaacaatttctataaataaagtgttcaatttaagaaattaatgttttctctAATTCATTCTAAGTTTTACAATTTATGGCAAAATCGCTTTTAGATGTGTGTGAAATTGGTAACGAATTACCTCCTTGTATTTACAAGTCCACCCTTGGTGGTTGAGTGAACCGGTAACGCTCTGTCCACACTAAAAACAGTGTTGCATTGTCTCGCTAAATATTATGTTTACGAATACTAACAATTGTGTGTAGGGACACTTTATTCCAGGTTAATGcactattagaattttcattccaaaattatggcaaaataaacggcagcagtctgtccatccaattaaaagtaaagtttacacaaaagaatattttttattcttacagTTTAGAAACCATTTATAACTagaatggttataaaaccataaatatatgaatatatgttttttttattcatttagggctagcatggtttcaaaatcataaaaaggaaatttaactcGATATAGGAGCTAGGCTTTTCGTTGGGTAATGGGCACTggaattcttcatgtgttgaagggaatggagaaaatattgtggCGTCAACGCTTGGACTCCCTTCCCGTTGGCCATGACACTGATGGATAAGCCTTCTCGGTTATAATATGTAAGCAGTTATAATATGTAAGCAGTTACAACAAACTAAGGGGCTTTCTTAGTTGGTACAATAAGATTCTGATTGCATAACCATATTACGTGAAAACAATCAGTAAACGGGTtttttcacagttaacagtttgattaccattttatttatgtttatttgactgttttgtttgaatatggtggaatattaattaaataaattgctatttaaccattaCTTCCGAGACATTTTTAACAGTGAACGTTTATATGCGATTTAAAGAAGTGCAATTTATATCTAAGCacctaaaatttaataatcttacACTAAACTCACACGCATTCACACCAtacgagaattattttttcttccataaacACCGATGTTGaggtgttttaaatttttctgtttatttacaaatatttttcctatataTTTTGGATGTTCCTGCTCTAAAAAAAGgagattaaattttgtttttgcttgcataagaaagaatatcatacatttttcttctttaaattgaataagCCTCAATAATgaaggaacgttacaatgctacTCTAAAGACATCTCCAGTCCAACAACGTTTTCTGCCAGCAGACATTCGTCTCAAATAACAGCGTCCCCTACAGGTCGTTGCgtttgcaaattttctttttatttgttagatttgatgaaatattatcgtctgctttattttccaaaaattcatgtcataaattaaaaagaaatgcaaacgatatttttgcTACCTaagtttttaaaggaaatattttcaaaaaaatttctgaaacacatctttttgaaaagttttcttacattttaaattaaacgttgatttttttctaaaatttaaaaaatagtattaacaATTACTTTTGACTCTAGTAACGAATTTTGAagtcgaattaaaaaaattttctgcatatttttttgaatcgtttggtgtaaataaatttatctctttTGGAAGCAAGCGAATACTTCTGACTGATATAACGTTGTTCTAAATGTCGATAGTAGGTTTGTTGAATTCTCgtgaaaaatgaatgaaacttgtgaaataaataaattgccttGTAACAGTAAATGGGAATCTCTGAGTGAGTACGAAAGAAAGCGCTATTCAAATGTCGTTAGAAACTGGGAAGTTCTAAAATCTTTAGGTATGTTATACTTCTTTGAGAATTCGTAGTTTTAAATTCGATATTCCATGAAAGTgttgttatgtttttaattttctcttagatttaaatgaatgataactaaataaaataataatttaagtaattagaaCACCACTAAATACCTAGACCACTTGTTATTTTCTAATATCCAACtagaaaaagttatatattgTTCGAATACTTATCTGAAACTGGGAAATATGTATCTGAAtgttatcgaattttaaattagacaaaATATTCTCCTTTTCATTATTTGTGAAGACAAAATTGGGAACCGTATGTTAAGTTTGGAATAAGCATTCGAATGTTTCCGTATCGTGATTTGTCACACAAACTATGGTAATTAAGACACCTAATGGATTTAAGACTTGCAAATGTTCTCTAAAAGACATATATagatttgtttcttttgatGTACCAATTAAACGCTTCTAGTTGGTccctttttgtaatatttttttccttcagttttCTGGAACACTGCATAGAAGATCTTAGTCATTAGTATAAATATAACCACATAATTTAATTAGTcaatacaattataaatgaaatatgctTTGAACAATTCCAGGgagtatttgaaaattttattacaatagataatgaaataagaaaataattttgatgaactCTGATTTTAAGAATATCGTTGAAAGGACATCATCAGTCAACTGTGGCCACGCACCCATCCTTATTCTCAGGGTTCTATCCCTTTCCGGACATAGTAAGAATAAACCATGTAATTTAGATGCTGGACAGACGACGTGGACAGCGCCTGAGCTGGTACCTCTCTTTCTCTACAATTTCACTTCCCAGCCGATTAGAGGACTTCCAGTCACTACAGATTTAACGTATACATTGCTGTGTGCTTACGCCGATTGTTTAGTCTGCCATTTGGATCGAACtcagttgagaaaaaaaatgaatagtgtTTCagttctattaataatttttcaaacattcttaaagtacacatttttaaacattaattaacatattcttaagaaagttttattatttatcaattaaaaaaaacataggatttcaaaaataagcataatgtaattgcttatatatttttataatacatatgttttaaatgaaaagaaaattttttttattcttaataaatttaatttcaatttcaggaGTTGCTACGAAACTTCCTAAATTTCTGGAACCCGAAGAAAAAGGCACTTCACAAGCCAAAAAGATTCAGAGAAACCAGAAAAGTATTTCAAGAAGTCAACGCCATGGTAAGACGTTAATCTAAGTATCACTAAATGAGaactatgaattttatttgctaGGTactctcaaatttaaaatatgttcaatttttagaaaaaaaatatagttacatAGTGAAAAAGCAAacgcattaaaattatatcaaaaattttattcaaatacatattgtgtaagaaaattttaattaaatttataattaataaatagttataaataatcaGTTGTCATGATAATTCAATGATTAAAATGTGAAGGCCTAAAAGTACAACgctgaattttaaataaggatgttttaaaaatattttttattaaagcaaaagaagaaatttttctgcCTAGCGCAAATCTGTTCACGACAAACatgcatgatattttttcttaatttttaattattatttgctgtGTGTGAAGCTTAATaccttaaaatacattttcatacTTAAACATTGCTTTTATCAGAACGGAATacttttaaccatattttacgttagctcaaaaatatttgtataaaagtgTAGAACGtaataacacaaaaaagaaatcttcTTAATTACTAAAGAACCTATTGCGATGAAAAAAGAGATGGAGTTGAATCAACAGTAGTTGAAACATTTTGGTTGTCATAATTTGGCTTTTGTCGTAAAAACCGGatttagttttgattattttccttCTCATTATTATATCTCAGTAGCTTTAAGCTAagagtagttttttttccccatagCATGTATAAGAGAGAGATGAGTGGTGCAGCGGTGTATCcatgttttcttaaattgactaagtgatttataatttaaatatatagtattcCATTATCCATTCCAAAATCTGTGTTTCAaatcccttttatatatatttttttatctatacgtatattttatatatatatatatatattgtatctATATATTTCAGCTATTATCTTATAAAACATATGGAACCTAAATGAAAATACAGAGCTTATAACAAATTGAAAGCAATGTCAAGCCTTATTTTGCAATTTGAATTATTAGGGTTGCTTAGCTTCTTATAAATTAGACAATTTTGGTTCTTTTAATGGGAACTGGGGAACAATATTTCCAGAAAGGAACAATTTATCGCTGATTTCAGATTTGAATTAATACAATTCTTTAACTTAAAcgaaaaaacttcttaaaaaaaattttgtaatggaaaacattttttttattttctatattatgGGAATTTTTAACAGATGCTAGATATTTTCATATCACTGACTTCAAATCTACAATCGGTTTTTCTCTAAAAGccatgtttcttttctttctaaatgacatttttagtctatttttggTTGAAAAGTACAAGTTCATAAAGGTTATATATAACAAGGGATCTCATAAATCCTACTACAAACTTCTAAGGgagttgaataaaattatcgtCGGAATTATAATTGCATATGAACATGTGCTGTCATGCGGCGCTACAGGTGTTTTCTACTATAAAACATTTCTTCGTATACTTCTGAACAGATCAGAATAGGGAAGTGATCCTAGAACTGTAATATGAAAGTTTTGGGCATAGGTTCTTATGGAATTTCATACCTGATGATGCACCCTAACTCCCCTAAATGCCTATCATAACATTTATGGGGCTTCCTGTTACgaatagcaatttttaacttgtaCATTTGGAGCAAAAATCGAttgaaaatgtcattaaaaactGCAGCTTTAGAAGCAAAAGTAATTTCAGATTCGAATTCCCCACATCCAAATTaagcaagatcaagtatttatataaatgcaaaaaaaaaacagttttatgttATCTTATATTCTTTTGACAGTCAAAGGCTTCGAGAAAACTAATTTCAAGTTATTTGCTGTATCAGAAAcacaaaagagaaaagaaaagaatggtcaaaaaagtaagaattataattgtttcaatatatttttgcttgtatgAGACATCTAGTTaaagaattgataaaattatttggcaagattttcttgaaaatgtgtttttcctTTCAGAGACTAATCAGAATAgtgagaaaaagttaaaattgaaagaaaatgtaagtggtaaattttgaaaatcaattgttaataaaaacctattacAAAGGGAATAAGAATATTATGTTTGCCagatttattctaaatatattattgaattacgtgaaataatttttaatatccgatttcctttttttagaaatattattttgcagaaCTAAATGCAAATGTAGCAAGCAATTTGAGAGAAATAGTCAtgaattataacaaatttaatttttaaatgtaataataaaaaatagcgtgtagcttaataaaatttagtattctgggaattaataataatatgctatttacGACATTTATTTATGACCTCCTTTCGGAGtacgcacttttttttaaatataaaaacaacaaaaatatttgttaatattaatgttttttttaattgcttttgatGAATTGAGAAATGGTGCTTAAAAACCAACAAGATAACGTAAagctttaagttaaatttatagtaaaatgaaTTCTACCAAGAATTGTGTTAAACATGGAGAAAGTAATTTCCGTTTAAATGTTCCGtaattgtatggtaatgattcttctgataaaaaaacaacagttaaaactgataaaaacatatatggtattaaaattattaattttttaatttttagtttgtatGGTATTAGTTtattggaaattctggttttcaaaattattgcttttattaccacgcattcaaaaaaaaaatacaaaactcaaaattaaatgcaatagttttaatggttaataaatggtttttatttctggctctaaggtgtcatgaaaaaatttcacatcTACTACCGAACAGCCGTATTCTATTGTAAATTTGACCAAAAgtgcttctgtaaaaattaccgtatttttttattgcttccatagcccagaaacacagtaaatgtatgatcaaaactatattttgatagttttgatcatacttttttttcctcggAGTATAAATTACCGAGAAACCAATGTAATCAAACTTTGATAATGAATtagtaataatagaaatattaattatcgaCTGAGAAGAATTTTagattaatactttttttttctcttagtaaAGGAGCGTAGATTGTTGCTTCATCAACAGCATACATGTAATACGTTAGTACTATATACATAGatataaattcaaacaaatgtCATCATCGACTgattaaattttgtcaaaaaaatatagttggatgaaatatttttgacagactctaaaatataatttctttttattctgttatatttttccaatttcaaataaaggaaattctttttacttggattggaacgaaaaaaaatcacttaaaatttgataacgtTTAAGTACTTCCTCTATATGTaggaaggaagaaaaagaactaCAGACatcctaatatatttttttaaatcttaatttcatgttgcataaattaataatttactgtaTTGGTTTTCGAAAGGTTTAAATGGACTCATACATTCATctaaaatttttgctcaataaattttatgaaatggcAATTTTGTGTTTCCCTTTACGCGCATATCAACAGAATTTAATCCTCATAATTCTAAAAGTAAAGCCCTTTCTTAGAAAATTATCTCCTATGGGGAGTTCCTTAGTTTCAAGTAAGAATAAGGTCAGTTTGATTATGTTTGCTTTTTGCTGCAGATCTCGCCTTATAAAATGAATGTCGGAGATGGTTTCCCCTCTTATGAGGTATTACATTTACTATCTGTTACTTTGTTAGTAAAAAGAGTTTTTGATGCTTTGCAAGATTAATTTCgtaaaacttaaaatgcattttaatacatatttgaaGAGAAATCAGTGACACAAGATTTTGGTTCGAAATGTGgggaatttattgaaaaatgaaagaaagtgtAGGGTGACATTTTCATTTGTCATTTGTATCAACTTCTCTTGTGATTctctcaaaaactatttcaaagagTTGCTTTGATTTTGAAAGTGATTTGGGTTCAACCTTTTCACGACTACTGCGTGTTTCGAAGAATTATCTAAGAGGAAagaatcacaaatattttat
The nucleotide sequence above comes from Parasteatoda tepidariorum isolate YZ-2023 chromosome 6, CAS_Ptep_4.0, whole genome shotgun sequence. Encoded proteins:
- the LOC139425850 gene encoding uncharacterized protein; amino-acid sequence: MNETCEINKLPCNSKWESLSEYERKRYSNVVRNWEVLKSLGVATKLPKFLEPEEKGTSQAKKIQRNQKSISRSQRHVKGFEKTNFKLFAVSETQKRKEKNGQKKTNQNSEKKLKLKENISPYKMNVGDGFPSYEVLHLLSVTLLVKRVFDALQD